In Symmachiella dynata, the following are encoded in one genomic region:
- a CDS encoding YeeE/YedE family protein, with translation MNWITEPWPWWISGILIGLTVPLLYILAGKAFGISTSLQQAGAMCAPNSKLEYLSTFDRKANLWTIVFAVGIAVGAFIATRFLSSEPAPLLPESFDSASGGIKLLVGGFLIGFGTRYAGGCTSGHSITGISNLNWPSLVATIFFFVGGLAVTWGLGQLIFPA, from the coding sequence ATGAACTGGATTACGGAACCGTGGCCGTGGTGGATATCGGGAATCTTGATTGGATTGACCGTTCCGCTGCTATACATCCTTGCGGGAAAGGCGTTTGGCATTTCGACCAGCTTGCAACAAGCTGGGGCGATGTGTGCGCCGAACAGCAAGCTGGAATATCTCAGCACATTCGATCGCAAAGCCAACCTGTGGACGATCGTATTTGCGGTGGGGATCGCGGTTGGCGCATTCATCGCGACGCGATTCCTGTCGAGCGAACCGGCTCCACTACTACCGGAATCTTTCGACAGTGCCAGTGGCGGAATCAAGCTGCTCGTTGGTGGCTTCCTGATTGGATTCGGTACTCGGTACGCCGGAGGATGCACTTCTGGGCATTCGATAACGGGCATCTCGAACCTGAATTGGCCTAGTCTCGTCGCAACGATTTTCTTCTTCGTCGGCGGCCTTGCCGTGACATGGGGTCTCGGCCAACTGATCTTTCCAGCGTAA
- a CDS encoding AAA family ATPase has protein sequence MADSLPELTGDDQELLSQAHQTALRLREELAKVIVGQEATVNTVLAAVFSQGHTLIIGVPGLAKTLLVRTLAKVLGWKFKRVQFTPDMMPTDIIGMELLQQDSQTGDRKMQFVPGPLFAQMVLADEINRTPPKTQSALLEAMQEFTVTSMGQTHHLPRPFLVFATQNPIEQEGTYPLPEAQLDRFMFSLWMDYPDADEEVEIVLATTEDSESEVNAVCTAEEIQAFQHLVRRIPVSRHVVRYAVMLARATRPEGDLTFDFVTDYVSWGAGPRASQHMILAAKALAVVNGEPAVSTEHVRKVAPLVLRHRILPNYSATGEGIDARAIVTRIIEEVSEPVATYR, from the coding sequence ATGGCAGACTCATTACCGGAATTGACGGGTGACGACCAGGAACTGTTGTCGCAGGCTCATCAAACCGCTCTCCGCCTGCGCGAGGAGTTGGCGAAAGTGATCGTGGGGCAAGAGGCGACGGTCAACACCGTCCTCGCAGCCGTCTTCTCACAAGGACACACTTTGATAATAGGCGTGCCCGGTCTGGCAAAAACACTGCTGGTCCGCACGCTGGCCAAGGTGCTCGGCTGGAAATTCAAGCGGGTGCAGTTCACCCCGGACATGATGCCCACGGATATCATCGGCATGGAACTGCTGCAGCAGGACTCACAAACCGGCGATCGGAAAATGCAGTTTGTCCCCGGACCACTATTTGCGCAGATGGTTTTGGCCGATGAAATCAACCGCACGCCGCCCAAGACCCAATCGGCGCTCTTGGAGGCGATGCAGGAATTTACGGTCACGAGCATGGGACAAACCCACCATTTGCCGCGCCCGTTTCTCGTCTTCGCCACTCAGAATCCGATTGAGCAGGAAGGGACTTATCCGCTTCCAGAAGCGCAGTTGGACCGGTTTATGTTCAGCTTGTGGATGGATTATCCCGATGCGGATGAAGAAGTCGAGATCGTGCTGGCCACGACGGAAGACAGCGAATCTGAGGTCAACGCGGTCTGCACCGCTGAGGAGATCCAGGCGTTTCAGCATCTCGTCCGGCGAATTCCCGTTTCGAGGCACGTTGTGCGTTATGCCGTGATGCTCGCGCGGGCGACGCGTCCGGAAGGCGATCTCACGTTTGATTTCGTGACCGATTACGTCTCTTGGGGTGCCGGTCCGCGAGCCAGCCAACATATGATCTTAGCAGCCAAAGCGTTAGCCGTGGTCAACGGCGAACCGGCCGTCTCGACCGAGCACGTTCGCAAGGTCGCCCCGCTCGTACTGCGGCATCGCATTTTGCCGAATTATAGCGCAACGGGCGAAGGAATCGACGCGCGGGCGATTGTGACCCGTATCATCGAAGAAGTGAGCGAACCAGTGGCGACATATCGATAA
- a CDS encoding acetolactate decarboxylase — translation MNKTLTLTTMAALATLIFCTFSCQSQNPGTQESDGSEQTSTEQSEPESKLIQYGRMREVIGMQKHHGRIALAEATSQPHLYAVGALEGLTGEVTVLDGAVVATTVDEAHQLQPVDVNPEIQATLLVGNHISAWTDHTVSKAVPSEEFDAYIEQLASEQGIDTSKPFVFTASGDFIDVRLHVIQGACPVHAKLHGVELSENEKPFEGSFPRLTGTLVGVFAKNAAGELTHPDTSTHTHVVFNEPNSDARVTAHVEQTGLDEGAVIRLPVRPSPDDQE, via the coding sequence ATGAACAAGACACTTACGTTGACGACGATGGCAGCGCTGGCAACGCTGATTTTCTGCACTTTCAGTTGTCAGAGCCAGAATCCGGGCACGCAGGAATCGGACGGTTCAGAACAAACTTCCACCGAGCAGTCGGAGCCGGAATCGAAATTGATCCAGTACGGCCGAATGCGTGAAGTCATTGGCATGCAAAAGCATCATGGCCGCATTGCACTTGCCGAAGCGACATCGCAGCCGCATCTATACGCCGTCGGGGCGTTGGAAGGACTGACAGGCGAAGTAACCGTTCTGGACGGTGCAGTCGTTGCAACGACCGTAGACGAAGCACATCAGCTACAGCCGGTTGATGTGAATCCAGAGATACAAGCAACCCTGCTTGTAGGGAATCACATTTCTGCATGGACGGATCACACGGTATCGAAAGCAGTGCCTTCTGAAGAATTTGACGCATACATCGAGCAGCTTGCCAGTGAGCAGGGGATAGACACATCGAAGCCGTTCGTGTTTACGGCAAGCGGCGACTTTATCGATGTTCGACTGCATGTGATTCAAGGCGCCTGTCCAGTGCATGCGAAGTTGCATGGAGTGGAGTTGAGTGAGAACGAAAAGCCCTTTGAGGGCTCGTTTCCTCGACTCACTGGAACACTGGTAGGCGTTTTCGCCAAGAATGCCGCAGGCGAACTGACACACCCAGACACGTCAACACACACGCATGTCGTTTTCAACGAGCCAAATTCTGACGCACGGGTGACGGCTCACGTTGAACAGACAGGTCTCGATGAGGGCGCCGTCATTCGGCTTCCCGTCCGACCGAGTCCTGATGACCAAGAGTGA
- a CDS encoding DUF58 domain-containing protein, with amino-acid sequence MANTPNLGKLSFEYLQPADLRRLTHMLFAPRRIIHGRYGGHFATNQRGQSVEFRDYREYLPGDDVSKIDWKVLGRSDKLFIKLFEHHSEMTVHLLVDASASMGYRSATSGHRKNASKYDYACMMAASIAFLVMKQHDRFGFAISRDGLDEQIPAQCSMLHLMGILRRMERIRPGGPAGLAEALNAFNRQGSMRNLLVIFSDLWDDPEGVAKAMAARVHGGGEIVLFHVLHPDEIELPQVEHGVFIDSETGGRVRLHVSEIRAEYQKKAREFIDAWSRRCRGIGVDYFRASLSQPYYRLLEQYLANRASS; translated from the coding sequence ATGGCCAATACGCCCAATTTGGGAAAACTCTCTTTTGAATACCTGCAGCCTGCCGACCTGCGTCGGCTGACGCACATGTTGTTTGCACCCCGCCGGATTATTCATGGCCGCTACGGGGGCCATTTCGCTACCAACCAGCGCGGCCAGAGTGTCGAATTTCGGGACTATCGCGAATACCTGCCGGGCGACGACGTCAGCAAAATTGACTGGAAAGTATTGGGCCGCAGTGACAAGCTATTCATCAAGCTCTTCGAGCATCATTCCGAAATGACGGTGCATCTGCTGGTGGACGCATCAGCGTCGATGGGCTATCGCTCCGCGACGAGCGGTCATCGTAAAAACGCCTCGAAATACGACTATGCCTGCATGATGGCGGCTTCGATCGCATTTTTGGTGATGAAACAACACGATCGTTTCGGTTTTGCTATCAGCCGCGACGGTCTGGATGAACAAATCCCCGCACAATGTTCGATGCTACACCTCATGGGCATCCTGCGACGGATGGAACGGATTCGTCCGGGCGGACCAGCGGGATTGGCCGAAGCGTTGAATGCCTTCAACCGCCAAGGCTCTATGCGCAATCTATTGGTGATATTCAGCGATCTCTGGGACGATCCCGAAGGGGTGGCCAAGGCCATGGCGGCACGGGTCCATGGGGGAGGGGAGATTGTGCTGTTTCACGTGCTGCACCCCGATGAAATCGAACTGCCGCAGGTGGAACATGGCGTGTTTATCGACAGCGAAACAGGAGGCCGCGTGCGGCTGCACGTCAGCGAAATTCGCGCAGAATATCAAAAGAAAGCACGGGAATTCATTGACGCTTGGTCCCGCCGCTGCCGGGGAATCGGCGTCGATTATTTTCGGGCTTCGCTGTCACAACCGTACTATCGTTTGCTGGAACAATATCTTGCCAATCGAGCTTCCAGTTAA
- a CDS encoding DsrE family protein, with protein MKYQATVLALIVIAGVMGLGVASGQTSPPTDKSTRPAEPQYINPAIKDYGKVVQLPGAAHQPRDGSQIVVDITKGSDPDKLNSAIEKVCRFVNIYAGAGKDSAKVDIAVVLHGDATLTVLRNDAYSTRFSSKANPNLECLSELKKAGVKVYVCGQSLTGKGAKPSEVAEQADVAVSALTALVNLQADGYAYLPMLK; from the coding sequence ATGAAGTATCAAGCAACAGTCCTCGCTCTCATCGTAATCGCTGGAGTAATGGGTTTGGGGGTGGCGTCGGGTCAAACTTCGCCACCGACTGACAAGTCAACTCGTCCAGCCGAACCGCAGTACATTAATCCAGCAATCAAAGACTATGGCAAGGTCGTGCAACTGCCCGGCGCGGCTCACCAACCTCGCGACGGAAGCCAGATCGTCGTGGACATCACCAAAGGCAGTGATCCCGACAAGCTGAACTCGGCCATCGAAAAGGTGTGCCGCTTCGTCAACATCTACGCCGGAGCCGGAAAGGACTCCGCGAAAGTCGACATCGCCGTCGTTCTGCACGGCGACGCGACTCTGACTGTTTTGAGGAACGATGCATACTCCACTCGCTTCAGCAGCAAAGCGAATCCGAATCTCGAATGTCTGTCGGAACTAAAGAAGGCAGGTGTGAAAGTTTATGTTTGCGGTCAATCGCTCACCGGTAAAGGTGCGAAGCCTTCGGAAGTCGCCGAGCAGGCCGACGTAGCCGTTTCGGCGCTCACTGCTCTGGTCAACCTTCAGGCCGACGGATACGCCTACCTGCCGATGTTGAAATAG
- a CDS encoding DUF6691 family protein yields MSEEAKAADQNSSGMSPLNYLFVLLIGAYLGILFIKSEVARWERVHDMFLFREAHMYLIISVAIVVAMISMLIIKRFKVKSIDGKPITYKPKPYHTGVIIGGMLFGAGWAITGACPGPIYAQIGSGEWMALFTLAGALLGMFSYAALKPKLPH; encoded by the coding sequence ATGAGCGAAGAAGCAAAAGCTGCGGACCAAAACTCATCCGGCATGTCGCCGCTGAACTATCTGTTTGTGCTGCTGATCGGAGCCTACCTCGGCATCCTGTTCATCAAGTCCGAAGTGGCACGCTGGGAACGTGTTCACGACATGTTCCTGTTTCGCGAAGCCCACATGTATCTCATCATCAGTGTCGCGATTGTTGTTGCGATGATTTCAATGCTCATCATCAAGCGGTTTAAGGTCAAATCAATCGACGGGAAACCAATTACCTACAAACCGAAGCCATATCATACAGGCGTCATCATTGGCGGTATGCTCTTCGGAGCCGGTTGGGCCATCACCGGAGCCTGTCCCGGACCAATCTACGCTCAGATCGGGTCTGGCGAGTGGATGGCACTGTTCACTCTGGCCGGAGCCCTACTCGGCATGTTTAGCTACGCCGCGTTGAAACCGAAGCTACCACATTGA
- a CDS encoding vWA domain-containing protein has protein sequence MSEPILLSIETWSAWKWQPIVPLLHIYGGCAVLTAVALYAFVRVFPTNRISASLLLVMRLALIASIATVLMGPSRAIARPEQLRRSKLTILLDTSQSMLTNDCDNQSRIGYVTENVIDQEQLRRLAGEFDIEMLAFDTQVRPLYVKKLRTAPEAVAQGHATFLAESVKDAISQVGPKEGDAILVISDGRDSEDTSMQSVANLARSKKVPLYTVGVGGTGSTVDAALFAIPMQDYLLPDEPGGILVKIYHTGLQGLTANVRLKQGNMVDTYPILLGESGVTELQIPIQQPEYGQYQYDVSLDALDRETELANNEQVVFCEVMKRRIRVLILEGQPFWDSKFLAQSLRKDQHLELTQISQVSTEKRETIVSRVENRSSQLPDGEEEWANYDIVILGRGLEHILDDQSAEQLVAFVRKGGGHLIFSRGLPYDPESERGSRLSEIMSTVEPVVWGTGELQELSVELTPSGRSSLWMSPAKIGFDTGEALERLPGFEVMRIVDGEKPGTIVLARAFATTGPQDEGMPAIVSMAYGTGRVAALLGEGHWKWSLLTPENEDLRGFYDTLWSNLVRWMVIGGDFEPGQQVALNLSRATSRLGDPLTAEVFLKKAPAGGQEPSLEFVNPEGHVDQIALHRLPGAALRYRATLEPETAGIHDVHLNAPGMTPAELRKKLNVYDMNLERLLTDSNMLTLKIMAEHSGGSFFLAENTEDLFSQLQHHRISMLTPPKLAYLWDRGWIMTILLIWIGMELFIRRWVGLW, from the coding sequence ATGTCCGAACCCATTCTATTATCGATTGAAACTTGGTCGGCCTGGAAATGGCAGCCGATTGTACCGCTGCTGCACATTTACGGCGGGTGCGCGGTACTAACTGCCGTGGCCTTGTATGCTTTCGTCCGTGTATTTCCGACGAATCGCATATCGGCAAGTCTGCTGTTGGTGATGCGGCTGGCTTTGATCGCCTCAATCGCCACCGTGTTGATGGGTCCTAGCCGCGCAATCGCGCGTCCTGAACAACTGCGGCGTTCGAAATTGACAATCCTGCTCGATACTTCGCAGTCGATGCTGACCAACGATTGCGACAACCAGTCACGGATCGGCTACGTGACAGAGAATGTCATCGACCAGGAGCAGCTCCGCCGACTGGCGGGCGAGTTCGATATCGAGATGCTGGCATTCGACACGCAAGTTCGCCCGCTCTACGTAAAAAAACTACGCACGGCCCCCGAGGCCGTTGCGCAGGGGCATGCGACTTTCTTGGCGGAATCCGTCAAGGACGCCATCTCCCAGGTCGGGCCCAAGGAGGGAGATGCGATACTGGTCATTAGTGACGGTCGCGACAGTGAAGACACCTCGATGCAGTCGGTCGCAAATTTGGCCCGCTCGAAGAAGGTCCCGCTTTATACCGTCGGCGTCGGGGGAACCGGTTCGACCGTCGATGCGGCCCTGTTCGCGATTCCCATGCAGGACTATCTACTGCCCGACGAACCGGGTGGAATTCTCGTTAAGATCTACCATACCGGTCTTCAAGGCCTCACTGCCAACGTGCGTCTCAAGCAGGGTAACATGGTGGATACGTATCCGATATTGCTGGGCGAAAGCGGAGTTACGGAATTGCAAATTCCGATTCAGCAGCCCGAATACGGGCAGTATCAATACGACGTTTCCCTGGATGCGCTAGACAGGGAAACGGAATTAGCCAACAACGAGCAAGTCGTTTTCTGTGAGGTGATGAAACGCCGCATCCGCGTCCTCATCCTAGAAGGCCAACCGTTTTGGGACAGTAAGTTTCTGGCTCAGTCGCTTAGAAAGGACCAACACCTCGAACTCACGCAAATTTCGCAGGTCAGTACGGAAAAACGTGAAACAATCGTCTCCCGTGTTGAGAATCGCAGTTCGCAACTGCCTGACGGGGAAGAAGAATGGGCCAACTACGATATCGTGATTTTAGGGCGGGGACTCGAACACATTTTGGACGATCAGTCGGCAGAACAACTCGTAGCCTTTGTCCGCAAGGGAGGAGGCCACCTGATCTTCAGTCGCGGCCTGCCCTACGATCCGGAATCCGAACGAGGAAGCCGTTTGAGCGAAATCATGAGCACGGTCGAACCGGTTGTTTGGGGAACGGGTGAGCTGCAGGAGTTGTCCGTGGAATTGACACCCTCGGGCCGCAGCAGCCTGTGGATGTCTCCGGCCAAAATCGGCTTCGATACTGGTGAGGCATTGGAGCGGCTGCCCGGTTTCGAGGTCATGCGAATTGTCGATGGCGAGAAACCGGGAACCATCGTACTGGCCCGCGCCTTTGCCACGACGGGACCGCAAGACGAAGGCATGCCAGCGATAGTTAGCATGGCCTATGGAACGGGGAGGGTGGCGGCCCTGCTCGGCGAAGGGCATTGGAAATGGAGCCTGTTGACTCCTGAAAACGAAGATTTGCGCGGGTTTTACGACACGTTGTGGTCCAACCTCGTCCGCTGGATGGTGATCGGCGGCGACTTCGAACCGGGCCAGCAGGTCGCCTTGAATCTCAGCCGGGCCACGTCCCGATTGGGAGATCCGCTCACTGCCGAAGTCTTCTTGAAAAAAGCCCCTGCGGGAGGACAGGAGCCGTCATTAGAATTTGTGAATCCTGAGGGACACGTCGATCAAATCGCCTTGCACCGCTTGCCGGGAGCAGCCCTGCGATATCGGGCAACATTGGAACCGGAGACGGCGGGCATTCATGACGTCCATCTCAATGCGCCTGGAATGACTCCCGCCGAATTGCGAAAGAAACTGAATGTGTACGATATGAATCTGGAACGCTTGCTGACGGATTCGAACATGCTGACCTTGAAGATTATGGCTGAGCATTCCGGCGGATCGTTTTTTCTCGCCGAGAACACCGAAGATTTATTTTCACAGCTACAACACCATCGCATCTCAATGCTCACTCCGCCGAAGTTGGCCTATTTATGGGACCGGGGGTGGATTATGACGATTCTACTCATCTGGATCGGGATGGAATTGTTCATCCGCCGCTGGGTGGGACTGTGGTGA
- a CDS encoding BatA domain-containing protein — translation MISLTTPLLLTGLTLLALPVIAHLVNRHSRQTLIFPTIALLEAVTAKHARLSRLRRLILLLLRMLAFTCIVLAFTRPVWFNEGYANQSHANDTAAVVLVLDTSASTNQRIDGVSISERMRGTAKQTLDALRSGTDVANIVLADSAPQAIFPRLTANLPGLQNELSQFQPSQERANFSTALGIAGKLLSEHTGKRDIVVISDMQAANWSDFLGNDALSEMLPKGTRVRFAEIKGAARENIALHNPQHFPSRPLADQTCDVTVQITNYSNQTKQVPVTVVIQQGGNQETTQSQTLSLSAGEQQTVTFGTTVPAAGLLTATFSIPNDDLDVDNRAYLAVETSARLPVLVVSDDDPQQPGTAAYYMMRALMPRDDQTDPYAAEHIRSRELADKPLEQYAAVFVGYLAQLSVEAAGAIVNYVDAGGGVVFFCGDGPVKENLAALQVTAGERGLLPWMPEERVRFSRQPEPLRITSGRWQSRWFREFDEQSQLAVSQIHFNQVWAAGVPDPNAEVLLMFSDGRPALGSRLFGRGQLVLAGFSPDATSSDLGKHGTFVAWMQILAKSLRPEEERFRNSPPGKTYDFPQKFAMESADGQLRIQTEDGIAVPSRTTTLADRISISLLEPQTSGIYRVTDGDRTLAAVGINVDPRESDLEAINVDRLQGFVASQGVETDLQIAGSWESSLEYTGRPLWGNCLTLAMCAIGCEMFLLGLWRR, via the coding sequence ATGATCTCCTTGACGACACCACTGCTGCTCACCGGCTTGACGCTGCTGGCGCTGCCAGTGATCGCGCATCTGGTGAATCGCCACTCCCGCCAAACATTGATTTTTCCCACGATTGCGCTGTTGGAGGCGGTGACGGCCAAGCATGCACGGCTGTCGCGACTGAGGCGTTTGATCCTGTTGCTGCTACGGATGTTGGCGTTCACCTGTATCGTGTTGGCCTTTACGCGACCGGTGTGGTTTAACGAGGGTTATGCGAATCAGTCTCATGCCAATGATACGGCAGCGGTCGTGCTGGTTTTGGATACCAGCGCCTCGACGAATCAGCGTATCGACGGAGTAAGCATCAGTGAGAGGATGCGGGGCACTGCCAAACAGACGCTCGACGCTCTTCGTTCCGGCACTGATGTGGCGAACATCGTCTTGGCCGACTCGGCGCCGCAAGCCATATTTCCGAGACTGACCGCGAATCTGCCGGGGTTGCAGAACGAGTTGTCGCAATTTCAGCCGAGTCAGGAACGGGCGAATTTCTCAACAGCCTTGGGGATCGCTGGCAAACTCTTGTCCGAACATACGGGGAAACGCGACATCGTGGTCATCTCCGACATGCAGGCGGCGAACTGGTCCGATTTTTTGGGGAACGACGCGTTGTCTGAAATGTTGCCGAAGGGGACGCGGGTCAGATTTGCCGAGATCAAAGGCGCCGCCCGGGAAAATATTGCACTGCACAATCCTCAACATTTTCCCTCGCGGCCTTTGGCCGACCAGACGTGTGACGTTACCGTGCAGATCACGAATTATTCGAACCAAACCAAGCAAGTGCCGGTGACGGTCGTCATTCAACAGGGCGGCAATCAAGAGACGACACAGTCGCAAACGCTCAGTCTATCGGCCGGAGAACAGCAAACAGTCACTTTCGGTACGACGGTCCCGGCGGCAGGCCTGCTGACGGCGACCTTTTCCATTCCGAATGACGATTTGGACGTCGACAATCGGGCGTATCTGGCGGTGGAGACCTCGGCCCGACTGCCGGTGTTGGTCGTCAGTGACGACGATCCCCAACAGCCGGGGACGGCTGCCTATTACATGATGCGGGCGCTGATGCCCCGAGATGATCAGACTGATCCGTATGCCGCGGAACATATTCGTTCACGAGAATTGGCCGACAAGCCGCTGGAACAATATGCGGCGGTGTTTGTCGGCTATCTCGCCCAACTGTCGGTCGAGGCGGCCGGTGCGATCGTCAATTATGTGGATGCCGGGGGGGGAGTCGTGTTCTTCTGCGGTGACGGTCCAGTGAAAGAAAACTTAGCGGCCCTGCAAGTCACGGCGGGTGAGCGTGGACTTTTGCCGTGGATGCCGGAGGAGCGGGTTCGGTTTTCCCGCCAGCCGGAACCACTCAGGATTACATCCGGCCGATGGCAATCGCGCTGGTTTCGCGAATTTGACGAGCAAAGCCAATTAGCGGTCTCTCAAATTCACTTCAATCAGGTCTGGGCGGCCGGAGTCCCTGATCCGAACGCCGAAGTATTGCTGATGTTTTCCGACGGGAGACCTGCGTTGGGCAGTCGGTTGTTCGGCCGGGGACAATTAGTATTGGCCGGCTTCTCCCCTGATGCGACATCCAGCGACCTCGGCAAACATGGCACCTTTGTGGCCTGGATGCAAATCCTCGCCAAAAGCCTGCGGCCGGAGGAGGAACGGTTCCGGAATTCGCCGCCGGGGAAGACCTATGACTTTCCTCAAAAATTTGCGATGGAGTCAGCCGATGGGCAACTGCGAATTCAAACCGAAGATGGCATCGCTGTTCCATCACGGACGACCACCCTGGCGGATCGAATTTCCATCAGCCTGTTGGAACCGCAAACCTCAGGGATTTATCGCGTGACTGACGGCGATCGCACGCTGGCGGCGGTCGGCATTAACGTCGATCCCCGCGAAAGCGATCTCGAAGCCATAAACGTCGACCGCCTGCAGGGATTTGTGGCGTCTCAGGGCGTGGAAACTGATCTGCAAATCGCCGGCAGTTGGGAATCGAGCCTTGAATACACAGGGCGCCCGCTGTGGGGCAACTGCTTAACGTTGGCGATGTGCGCCATTGGATGCGAAATGTTTCTCTTAGGACTCTGGAGACGATGA
- a CDS encoding DUF4159 domain-containing protein — translation MMASKITPKRSVWFLGAILSALLGLGVAGYAQDESDVDENPKKSKSLPPAVLQPGIVNCANLTYGKRKTSTCFSDEFLKQIGRETHIRTNQRLVPVDLESTELFNYPVAVMTGEGSYSLTPSQQTNMRNYLENGGFIIASAGCSSPDWEKSFRRAVTEVFPEISLQTIDQSHPVFHTVYEIDELKCKGAHTSHLEGLEIDGKIVLIFSPDGLNDTGKVGGNCCCCGGNEIKNARQVNVNLLAYTLTH, via the coding sequence ATGATGGCATCTAAAATCACTCCTAAACGTTCGGTATGGTTCTTAGGGGCGATTCTGTCCGCACTCTTAGGGCTTGGCGTTGCCGGGTATGCCCAGGACGAATCGGACGTCGATGAGAACCCCAAGAAGTCGAAATCGCTCCCGCCAGCCGTTTTGCAACCGGGGATCGTGAACTGTGCGAATCTGACTTATGGAAAGCGGAAAACGTCCACCTGTTTCAGCGACGAATTCCTCAAACAGATCGGCCGCGAAACCCACATCCGGACGAATCAACGATTAGTACCCGTCGACCTCGAATCAACTGAGTTGTTCAATTATCCGGTCGCCGTCATGACCGGCGAGGGCAGCTACAGTCTCACCCCGTCGCAGCAAACCAATATGCGAAACTATTTGGAAAATGGCGGATTTATCATCGCCTCAGCGGGTTGCAGCAGCCCCGATTGGGAAAAGAGCTTTCGCCGCGCCGTCACTGAGGTCTTCCCCGAAATCAGCCTGCAAACCATTGACCAGTCCCATCCGGTGTTTCACACGGTTTACGAAATCGACGAACTGAAATGCAAAGGGGCGCACACGTCGCACCTTGAAGGTCTCGAAATTGACGGCAAGATCGTGTTGATCTTTTCACCAGACGGACTGAACGATACCGGTAAGGTGGGCGGGAATTGCTGCTGTTGCGGAGGCAACGAAATCAAGAATGCCCGGCAAGTCAACGTGAACCTGCTGGCCTACACGCTGACACATTGA
- a CDS encoding vitamin K epoxide reductase family protein, whose translation MLFAIRAFAFISVLISAYLTFVSISQHGLPLGCGSDSGCSEVLRSRWSFLFGLPMGAYALAVYLAVIGATIFVSPDRSAGVQSIGLTLLLAFTACIFLSVMWFVSLQLFVVKAICQWCMADHLAGLATAVAILCFWGKTSLATSASPEKRLKWGRPVLMGAVMALMLFSAQLFFSESGVKFGRLPGDRNTDTGPGPGRELAVLNGELPVAVDDVPILGSADADVPIVLLYDYCCPHCRATHGHLIERMTSYSRPYCIVLLPMPLDADCNESVEETETRFEESCELARIALAVWRADRSKFPQFDAWLYEPEMPRAAAEAQKHAADLIGANKLQSALNDPWIDERISQDVRAYNASGVEQIPLVLSPKMDAIVGRAENADDLFKVLESELNLFRAEN comes from the coding sequence ATGTTGTTCGCAATTCGTGCCTTTGCCTTCATTTCAGTCTTGATATCGGCGTATCTCACATTCGTCTCGATTTCACAGCACGGTCTGCCTCTGGGGTGCGGAAGTGATTCGGGTTGCAGCGAGGTGTTGCGCAGTCGCTGGTCATTTCTGTTCGGCCTTCCGATGGGTGCCTATGCGTTGGCAGTATATCTTGCCGTAATTGGGGCAACGATATTCGTTAGCCCCGATCGCAGCGCCGGCGTTCAGTCGATAGGCCTCACTCTGTTGTTGGCGTTCACTGCCTGTATTTTCCTCTCTGTCATGTGGTTCGTGAGTTTGCAACTGTTCGTGGTCAAGGCGATTTGCCAATGGTGTATGGCGGATCATTTAGCAGGACTGGCCACTGCCGTTGCGATTCTGTGTTTTTGGGGAAAGACTTCGCTGGCTACGTCGGCCTCCCCCGAAAAACGCCTCAAGTGGGGGCGGCCTGTCTTGATGGGCGCCGTAATGGCATTGATGTTGTTTTCGGCTCAGTTGTTTTTCTCCGAATCGGGGGTGAAATTTGGGCGGTTGCCGGGTGATCGAAACACCGATACCGGTCCCGGACCGGGGCGTGAACTTGCCGTTCTCAACGGAGAATTGCCTGTGGCTGTCGACGACGTCCCGATCCTGGGATCCGCTGATGCCGACGTGCCGATTGTGCTGCTGTACGATTATTGTTGCCCACACTGCCGGGCCACACACGGACATCTGATCGAACGGATGACCTCCTATTCGAGGCCCTATTGCATCGTGCTGTTGCCGATGCCGCTGGATGCCGATTGCAACGAATCGGTGGAAGAGACCGAAACGCGGTTCGAGGAGTCCTGCGAACTGGCCCGCATTGCCTTGGCGGTGTGGCGGGCGGACCGTTCGAAATTTCCCCAATTTGACGCGTGGCTGTACGAACCGGAAATGCCCCGCGCGGCCGCGGAGGCCCAAAAACATGCGGCGGACCTTATCGGAGCAAACAAGTTGCAGTCGGCGCTGAACGATCCCTGGATTGACGAGCGGATCTCCCAGGACGTCCGAGCATACAATGCCAGCGGCGTCGAGCAGATTCCGCTGGTACTTTCTCCAAAGATGGATGCCATTGTCGGCCGCGCCGAGAATGCCGACGATCTGTTTAAGGTGCTTGAGAGTGAATTGAATCTTTTCAGAGCAGAGAATTGA